The Elaeis guineensis isolate ETL-2024a chromosome 12, EG11, whole genome shotgun sequence sequence TCCAACTAGCAACCTAggctcaaaattaattcaagccaAACTAAAATTAGGCTAGGAGCGCTCAAAAATAACTCAATTAGACTTGAATATagacatatgtgtatatatacatatgtgtgtgtatacgtatgtatatatgtatatatctatatatatatatatacatatacttatatatatatatgtatattaataATTCGATTTATTGGTCCACGATATTATAGTTGTTTCAATaagcttaaaaatttattttactttaaaataattaaatattaattcagATTTGAACCATCCTTCAATCAAGCTTGCATTGACTTCTAGCTTGACTTAGAATAATCAAGTTTATCAATAGGCCTGTGTTCAGCTTTGTGTGAAAGTAAGCACGATCAAGTTTGGAATAATGATAAAGAAATCAAGCGTACGCGCAAGTCTCAAGCCCAAAGTGAAATACAAGTCAAGTTTGGTTGGATCGAGGCTTGATCAAGCTTAGCTCAACTGCACCCCTAATCTCCAACCTCCATAATTTAATTCCCCTAGTGTTTTCCAGGAGCTTAACCTGAtgctaaaaaaaatagagaaaaaaagttgCCATGCCAttttcctccccttcctttttACTCTTGAAGTATGTATTCAACAGAGAGATTTCTTTCGTGTTCCAAAACGGAGACGCAAAAATAGATGAAATCATGtccattttttattttaaaaaaatagtttataccTTGCATATCTCCAAATCtagtaaaatatatattctaaaaatGCATATGCATCGTATGTGTTAAATTCTATTTACCAAGAAAAATTCTCAGTACACTGCCTGCGGCATAGAAAATCTGACTGGTGCACTGTCTTATTCGATTGGACGacgtagtcatcatttttcaatatgtatttaatattcataattttatttttttatttaaatttttaaataataaaaatatttttttaaaaaaaaaaatatgacattcTGTATCGATATTATGGCATCCTGCGATgatattatgacttcctgcacagaatgtcataattttttcacaggatgtcataaagaaaaaagaatatttttatcattaaaaaatttatacgaaattttttaatgataaaaatatctctatcaaaattatgatattctgtaaaaattataacatcccgtGCAGGAAGTTATAATTTCAATACTGGATGTCATAATATcgatacaggatgtcataattattttagaataaaaagaatatcttcgtcattcaaaattttaaataaaaaaaataaaattataaatattaaatatatattaaaaaatagtagTTATATAGTTCAATCTGGATGAGACGATGCACTGATTTTTTAATTCCTCTTTCGCTATTTACCAATCCAACCATCTTTAGAGTTGGAATGGCAGTAACCAGCGGAAGTCCATCGTGGCCCAGAATCATGGAGGCCCAAGCCAAGGAACATTAAACGTTCGGTCAGGGTTCAGTTAACGTGGCCCTGGTTGCATCTATTGGTGTGGGATTGCATCAATTAATGTGGGAGATAAAACCTTTTACATGGGGCTCCAAAAGACGGGCATGACCTTTGGTGCATATCAACGTGTGAATGGTTTTTGATTCACAAAATTCTCATAGCAATCTTTGTTCATCAACTCAAACTTCAGAGTTACTACTTGCTTATCCTTATGCTAACTATGCCTGATTCTTGATGGCGAAAGAGTGATTTGGCTAGAATTGCAACTTTTAGGTTGTGCAAAATGCAGAACAAAGGTTGCAGCATATCTTACCATCAATTTCGTTTTTCACCAAATAACTACAAAGTCAATAGAGGTCCTGTGCTTGACTCTTTCGTGATATAGACATATTTCACCATCCATATTCAAGTAGTTAAAAACCAAGGACATGTTTGGTTGGAGAAGGTTGAATTATGGAATGGGAATACGAATGAATGACTTTTATCCTGACTGTTTGATTGGGACGAGTCCCATTCGCATTCTGATTCCAAGAAAAAATAGGAATGTATCTCACTCTCCCAAGACccaatcatatttttttctaggATTCAAATTCCATTCTGACTCAGGTTCTAGTCCAGTCACAAATCAAATACATCGAAAAATATGACCATTCTGATTCCCATTCtaatctatttttattttgattcctatcgcGAACCAAATGTGCTCTAATTTCTACTAATATAACTCCCATTGTTAAGTCTGATGAAGGGTGCAAGGATTAGGATATTCTAATGGAGGGGAACATAAATAAGTTTATGCATCTTTGTTATGGTTAAAACATCCTAGAGTGGCCTCAATTACTAGGGTTGCAAATGAATCCAGTGGCCCGGCTGGGTCAAAGACAGAAATTGATTAGTTTGAAAAAAGGAGAtcgattggattttttttttatcaacatTTTAAGTAGATAAACATGATAAAGAAGGCAAAGTATATAAAACAAGTTTTCGTTCATGCGCACTAATTCCACCCAAGTTTGGTGAGAGTAGACTTAAAATGACTAGGAACAGAGTCAGTATGATGTAAATGCCGCTAATTTTTCCATAGCTTAAAAACCAATTTTGTCATTGAGTTGGGTTAGGTAAGAATTATGTGGACTTAGCTGGAAAGTCTAGGACCCCGTCTAAGCCTCGATCCAGACCAGTCAATCAGATGCCGTTGATCAAGTAATATAGTCCAGATTTTCTCAAACGAGAAAACGATTACTCCAGAGATAGACGGATCTGTAGACTTGGTGAAGTCGTTGATGATTGATGACTTCTACGTGGACTTGACTCAACTGAAGACCGCGTGGAGCTCATGAACTCCCAAAATTTCCACAACCCCCACCCCCCATCCACCACATTAactagattctttttttttttttttaattgatttcatgTCAAGTTTAGGTATGGATGGTGAAGGGCCATTTCTGGGTAATTCTTAGAGTGTATTGATGCATGCAGGTAGAAGCTAAAGAACATGAGGTGTGGTTGGGTTAATATGCCTCTCCTGGCATGGGTGTAGCATAAGAAATGGAGATTATATATTTGGAATAAGATGTGGCATGGGGAGCAAAAAGGAGGGTAGGAGAGTGGTGGTCTGGTGGATAAATAGGAGAATGGCCATGTGTGGTGGGGAATGTTGTGTCTCCATTGGGAAAGTGCACAACAATAAAAATGCCCAACCAACCTCCTCCTCCCCTGACCCCCACTTGCTTGCTAGCAACTAAAAGAGTTGCACCAGAAGGATGTGGGAAGAGGTGGAAGGTGAACCAAAGCCCACACCTCAACCACACCATCCCCCTAACCTCCTCCTTTCCACCTTCCCTTGCACATTCTAGAACAACATCCTTTTTGTACAGCAGTAGAGTAGCTCTCATGTGTGTTTAAACTACTTAGTCCTCTTTGGCCCACCTGCAATGTGTAATAGACTTTGAGATCCATACCGAATTATGTTGACTTGAAATGATGATATCGCACAGGATTGGAATCtcaaaattcttttaaaaaaaaaaaaaaattaataagaaaaagACATTGGTATCTCAAAAGTTCACCATGCATTATAGGCTAGTATAAAATGAAAATTGAGAATCATCAAGTACTTGCTCGGATGGTACTATCTATTGCCATTTTAGTTGGAGTCAACTTGTCGAGGGTAGGTAATATTTAGCccttataatcttaaaaacaatTCGCTTTATAGAAAGCCTATGTGCACAGCATCCCAACCACATGCCTATGGATCTTAGACATCCCAAACCTAGGATTTGTGTCCAACACTCATATTGGAGGATGAAATGATCCAATAGATTTACTTCACCTTTGTATCATGCATAAACATTACCTACACCTATGATGTTCTACCAAAAAGCCAACATCACAACCACACCATTTCCTCACCCTTCTCTATAACCTCCATAATACATTCCATACCTACCTTACTTGTACTGAAGCAGAGTAGTAGATTTAACATCCATCTAGACTACTTAATCATTAAAGATAACATTCGCTACATTTGGCACCTTGGCCACATCTAGGACTCGCAAACATCTCGATGGCATAATTACAGCATACGCTCCATGGGGAGATCAAGTAGTCCTCTGAACTTCCTCCACCTTAATCATATAGATGAATATTTACCCATGTCTATGGATGGATGTGTCCGACCTCAAGTGTGTTAATACTAGTGTTGCAAAGACTCATATATATGCTGCAAATACATTttagttttgaaattaaaatataccCCAAGGATAAGGTAGATATAAGAGTAGAAAGATGATGAGGACGAGCCTCTCCTAATCTCAAAGCacaaaaagccaaaaaaaaaaaattcaagggtCTAGTTTACTATATTTACATCTGAttgttttcattaaaaaaaatatttacatctgAAGGAGACGATTTCCAAAGCTAGAAGACAGCAAATTTAGATTTTTTGTGCAACTGTATATTTCGTGTAAATTTTGGATCAGCTAAGTCCAATCACATTAGCCTATCTTGACTCAAACTTGAAAATTGAAGCATGCGTTTAGGCTTGCGGGCCAAGCTCAACCTAGAGATTCAGATTTTGGTCTAGGTCAAGTTTAAATCAAGTTGGCTCAACCCAACCCACTCCAAACTTTAGATAAAATGAACTAAATCTGAAGTAGACACCACAATTGCAAAAGCTTTGGAATCATGGGGTTGAAGACACACTCAGAATATCAAGCGTATCACACCATGGGTCATTGCACTTACAATACCTAAAGAGCATATTTAAGatatttcttctttttcaaataaaCCATAGCCTAGCTTTGGACGGTGCACGTGGATTTTGACAAGGCCATCCTAACCTTTTGTTCCCTAGGATGTAGATTCTCAATACGGACACCCACCCCCCTAATTAAATATTTCTTCTCTCCCCCCAGCATATTGCTTGTTTTACAAATTTACATCCTAAAACAGTTTAGACTTTGGTAACTCCATATATGAGAAGCATGGTACAATAAaatgaaaacttttcatcataacaactaactcagattatatatatttaaCTGATATATTGTACCTAGTTCAGGCTCCCGCACTAAGGGAAGAAACGAGGCGCCATATTTGACAAACATACTAATTGGATATCATATCAGAGCATGCATAAATAATCAAAAGTTCTTAAAGGGTACTAGTTGATTGAGTTGATTAAGTCTTTTGGTGTTGACGTAGTATATATGGATTCATTGAATGTTCGTGATCTCAATAAATGATAGTCACtatctttattttttgttttaaataattaattggAGAGTCGTAGTCGCTTTGTGACTTATTTCACTTGCAACATACATGTACAATTTTTATAGCTTGAATAAATACAAAAACTCTCGTCATTGGATTATTAGTCTATTTCTGCTTCTCAAACCGCCAATTACTTGTTCTATGTTATTTTTTAAGAACAATAGCCCTCgatcattttaaaaaattgatataagAATTGTTTGCTTTAAATGCTTGGAACAATATGTGGAGTGCTTATTGGTTGGATCAGATCATCTGTGCTGCCAGTGGACTAATCTAATCATGAAACAATATGCATGAAGATGAATAAACTGGAAAGGAATGCAATACATGTACTTTTTTTTATGTGATGCCTTGTAATTGAATTGGTCCACCAACTCAGCTGTGGATATAATCGAACTGAAAATAATACCTAACATGTGCCACCAACTTAAGTCCCCCATCTGGAAGAGTGCAACCGCTTGAAccataatatttttctttctcaaaacaataaaatataagaaGTATATGAAATTATGGTAAAGAACAGTCTGGTGTagagtatttaaaaaaaaaaaaaaaaaaaacacaaaaaagTAGAGTGGGAATCAAGCCTAGTCATCCCCACTGCTTATAACCTCACTTTGCACCTACCAAAGGGTGTAGGCACCACTGATGTGGTTGTGCCTTCTTTAACTGGTAACAGGTGATGATGTCATGACTTGGGCGGAGGAAGAGAGGGGTGAGGAGAACTACCAGCCACTCCCCTTCTAACCTTTTCTCACCAACTCGCTTCTAGAAAAACTCTCTCCCAAACTCCTACCCCTTCCGGTCCTTTCAGCCGGAGTCAAACGCCTATAAATCCCCATCCCCCTTCCAAGAGAGAGCTTACACTGCACGCATAGAAGAGGGAAGAGTgagtgagagaaagagagaggaagttgGGTAAAAAAAAACACTAAAGAGTCATGGGAAGGTCTCCATGCTGCGAGAAAGCCCACACCAACAAGGGGGCATGGACTAAGGAGGAGGATGAGCGCCTCATCGCCCACATCCGAGCCCACGGCGAGGGCTGCTGGCGCTCCCTCCCCAAGGCCGCTGGCCTCCTCCGGTGCGGCAAGAGCTGCCGCCTCCGATGGATCAATTACCTCCGTCCTGACCTCAAGCGGGGCAACTTCACCGAAGACGAAGACGAGCTCATCATTAAGCTCCATAGCCTCCTTGGTAACAAGTAAGTTAATTACCACAACCTTGCTCATATAATAAAAATTCTTCatacaaaatttaaattaaaaaaaaaaaaatttttttttctctccctgaTACCATGTCATGAATGGTTGGTTTCCCGATCTTATATATGAATTGGTGCAGATGGTCTCTGATAGCTGGAAGACTGCCAGGAAGGACAGACAACGAGATAAAGAACCACTGGAATACTCACATCAAAAGGAAGCTTTTGAGTCGAGGAGTAGACCCGACAACCCATCGGCCGATCAACGAGCATGCTTCTTCCAACATAACCATCTCCttcgagaggagagaggagaagggTGCTGGGTTTGGACATGAGGAGAGGAGCAGCAGTGAGGAGTCATCGACATGGCGGCAGCAGCAGCTGAAGTGTCCAGACCTTAATTTAGAGCTTTGTATAGGCCCTCCCGTCCAACAAGAGTCATTGGAGCCTGTGAAGAGGGAGGGAACCCTCTGTTTCAGCTGCAGCTTGGGGTTGCAGAAGAGCAACGAGTGCAAGTGTAATGGCTTCCTTTGCCTCAGCACTGCAGTGCTAGATTACCGAAGCCTAAAGATGAATTGATATAGAGCAAGGAGTATTTCAGAATTTTAAACTTTAGAGGTTAGAGGGAGATCAGGGAGGAAATATCAAGAGCTTGCATCTTGAgggactctttattttctcttctttctgtTTTGTATAATTATTACAACAAATAATAGTAGATGTCTCTGATTATTCATAAAAATTGCATGGATTCCTCCCAtttatgttttttaaaaaaaaaaaaaaaaaaaacttgacatTACAGCATCTTCTGTTCCTGATTCTTAGTTTTCTTTTTACGTTCTGTTGCAGAGCTACCTATATTTCTTTTTCTATATGATTGCTTTACGTGGCAGGATGGTAAAGATAAGCATAACAAAAGTGTAAAAAAAATGGGAAAACTACAGACACATGTTAGCTCGTGTAAAATATTTTTTGGGGTCAAGTTGGGTAAGCTTTCTTATTGTATCCTAGTGTTGTCTCCTGGCCTATCTCATTCAATGCATGTGGTCTGTGGATAAGAGGTGAGAGGAGGAGAAGCCGGATGGTGGGGAGGGTAGGTAGCCGTTCTCAATAAAGAATGGTGAAGGGGTAGACAGCCAGAAGAGAACCTTAATCCCTGATCTTCTTTTGGATGATATTGCAGTTAGGTTTCTAATCCACCCTGGACAAACATAATAATTGTAATTAATAACAAATTAAGAAAGGTTGTTCTCAAGAACCAATTTAAGAAATCTGGAGAAGATATGTTAGAGAGCCTTTATCCATGACACTCTTCTTTGGAACCATATATGATTTTCCACCCTGAATATAATATAACAAGCAAGATCCAATTCACTGTTCTTTTTTCCAGGACAGATTATTGTATTCTGTCTTTTCCTGATGGTGATCTCTGAATGGACCCTTTGAGGTGGGTGTTCAGTTACCAAGACTTGTGGCCCTCAGGCATGttttccctctctctttttaACAGTGTTGGGATATTTCGACAATCCTCAATTCCCACTATAGTAGTTGATTTGTTCCACCATCTAATTCATG is a genomic window containing:
- the LOC105055088 gene encoding MYB31 transcription factor31, with amino-acid sequence MGRSPCCEKAHTNKGAWTKEEDERLIAHIRAHGEGCWRSLPKAAGLLRCGKSCRLRWINYLRPDLKRGNFTEDEDELIIKLHSLLGNKWSLIAGRLPGRTDNEIKNHWNTHIKRKLLSRGVDPTTHRPINEHASSNITISFERREEKGAGFGHEERSSSEESSTWRQQQLKCPDLNLELCIGPPVQQESLEPVKREGTLCFSCSLGLQKSNECKCNGFLCLSTAVLDYRSLKMN